A region of the Streptomyces durocortorensis genome:
TCATGGTCGCCGAGGGCGAGGGCCGCAAGGACGGCGCCACACAGCGCCTCTCCGGCCGTGCCCCCGACAATCGCCTGGTCCACTTCACCCAGCCCGACCAGGATGTGCGCCCCGGCGACGTGGTGACCGTCGAGATCACCTACGCCGCCCCGCACCACCTGCTCGCCGAGGGCACGCCGCTCGCGGTACGGGCCACCCGCGCGGGCGACGCCTGGGAGAAGCGCACCGCGGCCGCCGCGGCCAAGCCCGCCGGCGTCATGCTCGGCCTCCCCGGCATCGGCGCCCCGGCCCCGCTCCCGGCCGCCGAGGCCCCGGCCTGCGGCGTCGGCTGATCCGTACAGAGGCGACGGGGGCGCCCTGAGCCGTCACCCCGGCCAGTACGCTGACCGGCATGCTTGTCGCCGCCGCCGTGTGCCCCTGTCCGCCGCTCCTGGTGCCCGAGGTGGCCGCCGGTGCCGCACCCGAGCTCGACGCCGCGCGTGACGCGTGCCTCGACGCCCTCGGGGTGCTCGCCGCCGCCCGCCCGGATCTGCTCGTCGTCGTCGGGCCGGGCGACGAGCGGGCCGCCGGGGCCTACCCGGCCGGTGCGCGGGGCTCCTTCCGGGGCGTGGGCGTGGACCTCGACGTGACCCTGGGCGACGGGCCGGGGTACGACGCCCCGGCGGGCCGGCCGCTGCCGCAGTCCCTCTCGGTGGGCGCGTGGCTGCTGGGCCGGGCCCACTGGACGGGCGCCCCCGTCGAAGGGCTCGTCGTGGGAACGCGCAGCAGCGCCGGGGAGTGCGCGGAGACCGGAGGCGCACTGGCCCGGCGCGCGGAGCGCGTCGCGCTCCTGGTGATGGGGGACGGCAGCGCCTGCCGCACGCTCAAGGCGCCCGGCTACCTCGACGAGAGGGCCGCCGGGTTCGACGCCCGGGCCACCGAAGCCCTCGGCTCGGCGGACCTCGACGCCCTCGCGGCCCTCGACGCGACGCTCGGTCACGAACTCCAGGTGGCGGGCCGCGCCCCCTGGCAGCTGCTCGGCGGTGCCGCACGGGGTGCCGGGCTCGCCGGACGGCTGCTGTACGAGGACGCCCCGTACGGCGTGGGCTACGCCGTCGCCGCTTGGTCCTGAACGCACCGGTCCTGAACGCACCGGTTCCGAACGCGCCGGTTCCGACCGCACCGGTCCCGAACGCACCGGCGGCGGGCGCGGAGCACTCGGCTCCGCGCCCGCCGCCGGGCCATGACCACCGCGTCAGGAAGCGGGCGGCGGCGGAGGGGGCGTACCGCCGTCCTTCTGACCCAGCTTGTCCACGGCTTCCTTGGCCTTCCGCGTACCCGAATCGATCTTGTCGCTGTACTTGCCCTTGGTCTTCTGGTCGACCGTGCGCGCGGCCTTCTCCAGGCCCTGCTCGATCTTGCCCCCGTGCTGCTGCGCCAGGTCGCCGACCTTTTCCTTGGCCGGTCCCAGCTTGGCCTTCAGGTTGTCCAGGAACCCCATTGGGTCACCTTCCGTGCAGTGAGGACTGTCCGTGGGAGCGTTCTCCCGCCCCCATTGTCCGTCACCTGTCCGTTTCTGCCGACCCCACGCGTTCGGTGGCCCCGGAAATTCACGCCCGCGAAATGCGCGCCCCGGAAATTTGGGACACTGTCCCGGTGATCCTTCCCGCCCCCGCCCCCCGCGTCATCACCGTCGTCGGCCCCACCGCTGCCGGAAAATCGGATCTGGGGGTCTATCTCGCCCAGCGGCTCGACGGCGAGGTGATCAACGCCGACTCCATGCAGCTCTACCGGGGGATGGACATCGGCACCGCGAAGCTGACGCTCCCCGAACGTGACGGCGTGCCGCACCGGCTGCTCGACATCTGGGACGTCACCGAGGCCGCCAGCGTCGCCGAGTACCAGCGGCTGGCCCGGCGGGAGATCGACCGGCTTCTCGCCGAAGGCCGTACGCCCATCCTGGTCGGCGGCTCCGGGCTGTACGTGAAGGGCGCCATCGACGCCCTGGAGTTCCCCGGTACGGACCCCGAGGTGCGCGCCCGCCTGGAAGCGGAACTGGCCGAGCGCGGCTCCGGCGCCCTGCACACCCGGCTCGCCGCGGCCGACCCGGATGCCGCCCGGTCCATCCTGGCGAGCAACGGCCGCCGTATCGTCCGCGCCCTCGAAGTCATCGAGATCACCGGCAAGCCCTTCACCGCCAACCTCCCCGGCGACCGGCCCGTCTACGACGCCGTGCAGATCGGCGTCGACGTGGACCGCCCCGAGCTCGACGAACGCATCGCCGTGCGCGTCGACCGGATGTGGGAGTCGGGGCTCGTGGACGAGGTGCGGGCCCTGGAAGCGGCCGGACTGCGCGAGGGCCTCACCGCCTCACGGGCTCTCGGCTACCAGCAGATCCTGGCGGCGCTCGCGGGGGAGTGCACCGAGGACGAGGCGCGGGCCGAGACCGTGCGCGCAACCAAGCGCTTCGCGCGCCGTCAGGACTCCTGGTTCCGCCGTGACCCGCGCGTCGTGTGGCTCGGCGGTGGACACCGTGACCGGGGGGAACTCCCGCACCGTGCCCTGACGTTGGTCGAACGAGCGGTCACAGCCTGATCACGTGATGGCATCGGGAAGCCCCGCCCGTCAATTCGGCACCCGTGATCGTGCCATCATCGAGCATCGATCCACCAGTGGAGTCCGAGTTGGGAGGGCGCGTGGCGATGGAGGCCGGCCCTCGCGACACGGAACAGCGCGACACAGAGCACGACGCACCGCCGCCGCGGGAGACCGCGGGGCTGAGCCCCGACGGGCCCGACGAGCAGGACGTGACCCCCGAGGTCGAGGTCGAGCTCCGGCCCGCCCGTCGGCTGCGGATCTGGCAGCTCGCGCCCATCGTCATGCTGGCCGCCGTCGGCTCGCTGATGTTCGCCTTCCCCCTCGCCTTCGAGTTCGGCGACGGCGGTGCCGTGGTCGCCATGCTGGGCCTCCTGATCAGCTGCTGCGCCGCGGGCTGGGGCATGATGGCCGCCCGCCGCGTCGGCCACACCTGGCCGGGTCTGCCCTCCCGGAGTTCGGGTGACCGCCCCGACTGGCGGGTGATCGCCCTGTACGTCGTGACGGGCGCCGCACTCGTGGCTCTCGCCGTCTGGCGCGTCGCCCGACTGCGCTGACGGCCGTACGTCCACGTGCGGGCGCTCGCGCGGCGGAGGTCCGGGGCCGGTCGGGCGGACTGTCGGCGCCGCCTCGTACAGTTGACCTGTGAGCACCTCGCAGATCGCCTTTCTCAAGGGTCACGGCACCGAGAACGACTTCGTGATCGTCCCCGACCCGGACAACGCCGTCGCGCTGCCCGCTTCCCTCGTCGCACGGCTCTGCGACCGCCGGGCCGGCATCGGCGGCGACGGCCTGCTGCACGTCGTGCGGTCCGCCGCGCACCCCGAGGCGCGGGACATGGCGGACGCGGCCGAGTGGTTCATGGACTACCGCAACGCGGACGGCTCGGTCGCCGAGATGTGCGGCAACGGGGTGCGCGTCTTCGCCCACTACCTCCAGCGTGCGGGCCTCGTCGAGGAGGGCGACCTCACCGTCGCCACCAGGGGAGGCCCCAAGCGGGTGCACCTCGCGAAGAATGGTGACGTCACGGTCTCCATGGGGCGCGCCCTGCTGCCCGAGGCGGGCGTCACGGTCAGCGTCGGCGGCCGCAGCTGGCCCGCCCGCAACGTCAACATGGGCAACCCGCACGCGGTCGCCTTCGTCGATGACCTGGACCACGCGGGCGACCTGCTCAGCGCCCCGCCCTTCAGCCCCGAGGGGGTCTACCCCGAAGGCGTCAACGTCGAGTTCGTCGTCGACCGGGGCCCGCGCCACGTCGGCATGCGCGTCCACGAGCGGGGCTCGGGCGAGACCCGCTCCTGCGGCACCGGTGCCTGCGCGGTCGCCGTCGCCACCGCCCGCCGGGACGGCACCGACCCCGCCGAGACCGGCCTCCCCGTGACGTACACGGTGGATCTCCCCGGCGGCACCCTGGTCATCACCGAGCACCCCGACGGCGGAATCGACATGACGGGCCCCGCGGTGATCGTCGCCGAAGGCGTCATCGACCCGGCCTGGCTCGACGACGCCGCGCGGTAGCAGCCGGAGTCGCTTCGCTCGAAACGGTGATCGGTCAGAGCTTCGCTCGAATGGGTGATCCGTTTCACGCTGGGCGAGAGCTGGACTGCGCCACGTGGTGGGCTCGATAGCATCAAGCACCGGCCCCGAGGCGCATCCAGCCCTCGCCCCGCCGGTCGACGTCGGAGGTGCCCCCCATGAGTGCAGAGGCCGCCGATCCGGGCGCTCCCCTTCGCAGGCGGAGCCGCCCCCGGATCGACCTGCGCAGACTGGGCCGGGTGGCACTGCGCGGCCCGGTCTCCCGCGACCGGCTGCCCGACGCCATCGGCCATGTCGCCGAGGCGCACCGCGCCCACCACCCCGACGCCGACCTCACCATCCTGCGCCGGGCCTACGTCCTCGCGGAGTCCTCGCACCGCGGCCAGATGCGCAAGAGCGGCGAGCCGTACATCACGCACCCGCTGGCCGTCACCCTGATCCTGGCCGAGCTGGGTGCCGAGACCACCACGCTGACCGCCTCCCTTCTCCACGACACGGTCGAGGACACAGAGGTGACGCTCGATCAGGTAAGGGAGCAGTTCGGCGAAGAGGTCTGCTATCTCGTCGACGGAGTCACCAAGCTGGAGAAGGTCGACTACGGCGCCGCCGCTGAACCCGAGACCTTCCGCAAAATGCTCGTCGCCACCGGCAACGACGTCCGGGTCATGTCGATCAAGCTCGCCGACCGGCTGCACAACATGCGCACCCTCGGCGTGATGCGCCCCGAGAAGCAGGCCCGGA
Encoded here:
- the dapF gene encoding diaminopimelate epimerase — translated: MSTSQIAFLKGHGTENDFVIVPDPDNAVALPASLVARLCDRRAGIGGDGLLHVVRSAAHPEARDMADAAEWFMDYRNADGSVAEMCGNGVRVFAHYLQRAGLVEEGDLTVATRGGPKRVHLAKNGDVTVSMGRALLPEAGVTVSVGGRSWPARNVNMGNPHAVAFVDDLDHAGDLLSAPPFSPEGVYPEGVNVEFVVDRGPRHVGMRVHERGSGETRSCGTGACAVAVATARRDGTDPAETGLPVTYTVDLPGGTLVITEHPDGGIDMTGPAVIVAEGVIDPAWLDDAAR
- the miaA gene encoding tRNA (adenosine(37)-N6)-dimethylallyltransferase MiaA produces the protein MRAPEIWDTVPVILPAPAPRVITVVGPTAAGKSDLGVYLAQRLDGEVINADSMQLYRGMDIGTAKLTLPERDGVPHRLLDIWDVTEAASVAEYQRLARREIDRLLAEGRTPILVGGSGLYVKGAIDALEFPGTDPEVRARLEAELAERGSGALHTRLAAADPDAARSILASNGRRIVRALEVIEITGKPFTANLPGDRPVYDAVQIGVDVDRPELDERIAVRVDRMWESGLVDEVRALEAAGLREGLTASRALGYQQILAALAGECTEDEARAETVRATKRFARRQDSWFRRDPRVVWLGGGHRDRGELPHRALTLVERAVTA
- a CDS encoding class III extradiol dioxygenase subunit B-like domain-containing protein codes for the protein MLVAAAVCPCPPLLVPEVAAGAAPELDAARDACLDALGVLAAARPDLLVVVGPGDERAAGAYPAGARGSFRGVGVDLDVTLGDGPGYDAPAGRPLPQSLSVGAWLLGRAHWTGAPVEGLVVGTRSSAGECAETGGALARRAERVALLVMGDGSACRTLKAPGYLDERAAGFDARATEALGSADLDALAALDATLGHELQVAGRAPWQLLGGAARGAGLAGRLLYEDAPYGVGYAVAAWS
- a CDS encoding antitoxin, which produces MGFLDNLKAKLGPAKEKVGDLAQQHGGKIEQGLEKAARTVDQKTKGKYSDKIDSGTRKAKEAVDKLGQKDGGTPPPPPPAS